One genomic region from Camelus dromedarius isolate mCamDro1 chromosome 17, mCamDro1.pat, whole genome shotgun sequence encodes:
- the RASSF1 gene encoding ras association domain-containing protein 1 isoform X3, whose amino-acid sequence MSLNKDGSYTGFIKVQLKLVRPVSVPSSKKPPSLQDARRGPGRGTAVKRRTSFYLPKDAVKHLHVLSRTRAREVIEALLRKFLVVDDPRKFALFERAERHGQVYLRKLSDDEQPLRLRLLAGPSEKALSFVLKENDSGEVNWDAFSMPELHNFLRILQREEEEHLRQILQKYSYCRQKIQEALHACPLG is encoded by the exons ATGAGCCTG AATAAGGATGGCTCCTACACAGGCTTCATCAAGGTTCAACTGAAGCTGGTGCGCCCTGTCTCGGTTCCCTCCAGCAAGAAACCACCCTCCTTGCAGGATGCCCGGCGGGGCCCAGGGCGGGGCACAGCTGTGAAACGGCGCACTTCCTTCTACTTGCCCAAGGATGCTGTCAAGCACCTGCATGTGCTGTCACGCACGCGGGCACGCGAGGTCATCGAGGCCCTGCTGCGCAAATTCTTGGTGGTGGATGACCCCCGCAAGTTTGCACTCTTTGAGCGGGCTGAGCGCCATGGCCAAG TGTATCTGCGGAAGCTGTCAGATGATGAGCAGCCCCTGCGGCTCCGGCTCCTTGCAGGACCCAGTGAGAAGGCCCTCAGCTTTGTCCTGAAGGAGAATGACTCTGGGGAGGTGAAC TGGGATGCTTTCAGCATGCCTGAACTACACAACTTCCTGCGCATCCTGCAGCGGGAAGAAGAGGAACACCTCCGCCAGATCCTGCAGAAGTACTCCTATTGCCGCCAGAAGATCCAAGAGGCCCTGCATGCCTGCCCCCTGGGGTGA
- the RASSF1 gene encoding ras association domain-containing protein 1 isoform X1, whose translation MSAEPELIELRELVPARCATPGRTRLERANALRIAPGTARNPARQLVPGRGHRFQPAGPATHTWCDLCGDFIWGVVRKGLQCAHCKFTCHYRCRALVCLDCCGPRDLGWEPALERDTNVDEPVEWETPDLSQAEIEQKIKEYNGQINSNLFMSLNKDGSYTGFIKVQLKLVRPVSVPSSKKPPSLQDARRGPGRGTAVKRRTSFYLPKDAVKHLHVLSRTRAREVIEALLRKFLVVDDPRKFALFERAERHGQVYLRKLSDDEQPLRLRLLAGPSEKALSFVLKENDSGEVNWDAFSMPELHNFLRILQREEEEHLRQILQKYSYCRQKIQEALHACPLG comes from the exons ATGTCCGCTGAACCTGAGCTCATTGAGCTGCGGGAACTGGTACCCGCGCGGTGCGCCACCCCGGGCCGTACCCGGCTGGAGCGTGCCAACGCGCTGCGCATCGCACCGGGCACAGCGCGCAACCCCGCAAGGCAGCTGGTCCCGGGCCGCGGCCACCGCTTCCAGCCTGCGGGGCCCGCCACGCACACGTGGTGCGACCTCTGTGGCGACTTCATCTGGGGCGTCGTGCGCAAGGGCCTGCAGTGCGCAC ATTGCAAGTTCACCTGCCACTACCGTTGCCGCGCGCTCGTCTGCCTAGACTGCTGCGGGCCCCGGGACCTGGGATGGGAACCTGCGCTGGAGAGGGACACGAACGTG GATGAGCCTGTGGAGTGGGAGACTCCTGACCTTTCTCAGGCTGAGATTGAGCAGAAGATCAAGGAGTACAATGGCCAGATCAACAGCAACCTGTTCATGAGCCTG AATAAGGATGGCTCCTACACAGGCTTCATCAAGGTTCAACTGAAGCTGGTGCGCCCTGTCTCGGTTCCCTCCAGCAAGAAACCACCCTCCTTGCAGGATGCCCGGCGGGGCCCAGGGCGGGGCACAGCTGTGAAACGGCGCACTTCCTTCTACTTGCCCAAGGATGCTGTCAAGCACCTGCATGTGCTGTCACGCACGCGGGCACGCGAGGTCATCGAGGCCCTGCTGCGCAAATTCTTGGTGGTGGATGACCCCCGCAAGTTTGCACTCTTTGAGCGGGCTGAGCGCCATGGCCAAG TGTATCTGCGGAAGCTGTCAGATGATGAGCAGCCCCTGCGGCTCCGGCTCCTTGCAGGACCCAGTGAGAAGGCCCTCAGCTTTGTCCTGAAGGAGAATGACTCTGGGGAGGTGAAC TGGGATGCTTTCAGCATGCCTGAACTACACAACTTCCTGCGCATCCTGCAGCGGGAAGAAGAGGAACACCTCCGCCAGATCCTGCAGAAGTACTCCTATTGCCGCCAGAAGATCCAAGAGGCCCTGCATGCCTGCCCCCTGGGGTGA
- the TUSC2 gene encoding tumor suppressor candidate 2 — MGASGSKARGLWPFASAAGGGGPEAVVAEQALVRPRGRVVPPFVFTRRGSMFYDEDGDLAHEFYEETIVTKNGQKRAKLRRVHKNLIPQGIVKLDPPRIHVDFPVILYEV; from the exons ATGGGCGCCAGCGGCTCCAAAGCTCGGGGGCTGTGGCCCTTCGCCTCGGCGGCGGGGGGCGGTGGCCCGGAGGCGGTGGTCGCTGAGCAAGCTTTGGTGCGACCGCGAGGCCGAGTCGTGCCCCCCTTCGTATTCACGCGCCGCGG CTCCATGTTCTATGACGAGGATGGGGATCTGGCTCACGAGTTCTATGAGGAGACAATCGTCACCAAGAACGGGCAGAAGCGGGCCAAGCTGAGGCGGGTGCATAAGAACCTGATTCctcag GGCATCGTGAAGCTGGATCCCCCCCGCATCCACGTGGATTTCCCTGTGATCCTCTATGAGGTGTAA
- the RASSF1 gene encoding ras association domain-containing protein 1 isoform X2: MGEADAGTPSFEMTWSSTTSSGYCSQEDSDSELEQYFTARTSLARRPRRDQDEPVEWETPDLSQAEIEQKIKEYNGQINSNLFMSLNKDGSYTGFIKVQLKLVRPVSVPSSKKPPSLQDARRGPGRGTAVKRRTSFYLPKDAVKHLHVLSRTRAREVIEALLRKFLVVDDPRKFALFERAERHGQVYLRKLSDDEQPLRLRLLAGPSEKALSFVLKENDSGEVNWDAFSMPELHNFLRILQREEEEHLRQILQKYSYCRQKIQEALHACPLG; encoded by the exons ATGGGCGAGGCGGACGCGGGGACGCCTTCTTTCGAGATGACCTGGAGCAGCACAACAAGCAGTGGCTACTGCAGCCAGGAGGACTCCGACTCAGAGCTCGAGCAGTACTTCACCGCGCGTACCTCGCTGGCGCGCAGGCCGCGCCGGGACCAG GATGAGCCTGTGGAGTGGGAGACTCCTGACCTTTCTCAGGCTGAGATTGAGCAGAAGATCAAGGAGTACAATGGCCAGATCAACAGCAACCTGTTCATGAGCCTG AATAAGGATGGCTCCTACACAGGCTTCATCAAGGTTCAACTGAAGCTGGTGCGCCCTGTCTCGGTTCCCTCCAGCAAGAAACCACCCTCCTTGCAGGATGCCCGGCGGGGCCCAGGGCGGGGCACAGCTGTGAAACGGCGCACTTCCTTCTACTTGCCCAAGGATGCTGTCAAGCACCTGCATGTGCTGTCACGCACGCGGGCACGCGAGGTCATCGAGGCCCTGCTGCGCAAATTCTTGGTGGTGGATGACCCCCGCAAGTTTGCACTCTTTGAGCGGGCTGAGCGCCATGGCCAAG TGTATCTGCGGAAGCTGTCAGATGATGAGCAGCCCCTGCGGCTCCGGCTCCTTGCAGGACCCAGTGAGAAGGCCCTCAGCTTTGTCCTGAAGGAGAATGACTCTGGGGAGGTGAAC TGGGATGCTTTCAGCATGCCTGAACTACACAACTTCCTGCGCATCCTGCAGCGGGAAGAAGAGGAACACCTCCGCCAGATCCTGCAGAAGTACTCCTATTGCCGCCAGAAGATCCAAGAGGCCCTGCATGCCTGCCCCCTGGGGTGA
- the LOC105087442 gene encoding hyaluronidase-2 isoform X3, which translates to MWAGLGPAVTLALVVVVVAWATELKPTAPPIFTGRPFVVAWDVPTQDCGPRHKVPLDPKDMKAFDVQASPNEGFVNQNITIFYHDRLGMYPHFDSMGRSVHGGVPQNGSLWVHLKMLKGHVEHYIRTQEPAGLAVIDWEDWRPVWVRNWRDKDVYRQLSRQLVASRHPDWPPDRVIKQAQYEFEFAARQFMLETLRFVKAFRPRHLWGFYLFPDCYNHDYVKNEKTYTGRCPDVEVSRNDQLAWLWAESTALFPSVYLEEKLASSTHGRNFVSFRVQEALRVAHTHHSSHALPVYVFTRPTYSHGLTGLSEMDLISTIGESAALGAAGVILWGDARYTMETCQHLKDYLTQLLVPYVVNVSWAAQYCSWAQCHGHGRCVRRDPSANTFLHLSASSFRLVPSHDPDEPQLRPEGELSRADRNYLQTHFRCQCYLGWGGEQCQWDRRRAAGGASVAWAGSHLTGLLAVSALALTWTL; encoded by the exons ATGTGGGCAGGCCTTGGCCCCGCTGTCACACTggccctggtggtggtggtggtggcatgGGCCACGGAGCTCAAGCCCACAGCACCGCCCATCTTTACAGGCCGGCCCTTTGTGGTAGCATGGGATGTGCCCACACAAGACTGTGGCCCACGCCACAAGGTGCCACTGGACCCAAAGGACATGAAGGCCTTTGATGTGCAAGCTTCACCTAACGAGGGTTTCGTGAACCAGAACATCACTATCTTCTACCATGACCGGCTGGGCATGTATCCACATTTCGATTCGATGGGGAGATCTGTGCATGGCGGTGTGCCACAGAACGGCAGCCTCTGGGTACACCTGAAGATGCTAAAGGGACATGTGGAACACTACATTCGTACACAGGAGCCTGCAGGGCTGGCAGTCATCGACTGGGAGGACTGGCGGCCAGTGTGGGTGCGCAACTGGCGGGACAAGGATGTGTACCGCCAATTATCACGCCAGTTGGTGGCCAGTCGCCACCCCGACTGGCCACCAGACCGCGTAATCAAGCAGGCACAATATGAGTTTGAGTTCGCTGCACGGCAGTTCATGCTGGAAACACTGCGATTTGTCAAGGCATTTCGGCCTCGGCACCTATGGGGCTTCTACCTCTTCCCCGACTGTTATAACCACGATTATGTGAAGAACGAGAAAACCTATACAGGCCGTTGCCCTGATGTTGAGGTCTCTCGAAACGACCAGCTGGCCTGGCTGTGGGCCGAGAGCACGGCCCTCTTCCcctctgtctacctggaagagaAACTCGCTTCCTCCACTCATGGCCGCAACTTTGTCAGCTTCCGTGTTCAGGAGGCCCTTCGCGTGGCTCACACCCACCACAGCAGCCATGCGCTCCCAGTCTATGTCTTCACACGGCCCACCTATAGCCACGGACTCACAGGGCTTAGCGAG ATGGATCTCATCTCCACCATTGGCGAGAGTGCAGCCTTGGGTGCAGCTGGCGTCATCCTCTGGGGTGATGCGAGGTACACCATG gaAACCTGCCAGCACCTCAAGGATTACCTGACACAGCTGCTGGTTCCCTACGTCGTCAATGTGTCCTGGGCCGCCCAGTATTGCAGCTGGGCCCAGTGCCATGGCCACGGGCGCTGTGTGCGCCGCGACCCCAGCGCTAATACCTTCCTGCACCTCAGTGCCAGCAGCTTCCGCCTAGTGCCTAGCCACGACCCTGATGAGCCCCAGCTTCGACCAGAGGGGGAGCTCAGTCGGGCCGACCGCAACTACCTGCAGACGCACTTTCGCTGCCAGTGCTACTTAGGCTGGGGTGGCGAGCAATGCCAGTGGGACCGTAGGCGGGCAGCTGGGGGTGCCAGTGTGGCCTGGGCTGGGTCCCACCTCACTGGCCTGCTGGCTGTGTCAGCCCTGGCCCTCACCTGGACTTTGTAA